Within Bacillus sp. SM2101, the genomic segment ACTCACCAGCCCCAGTCCTAACCAAAATTTTAATGCTCCCTACTTTTGACGCTGCAACAATATCACTCCAACGGTCACCGATAACGACGCAGTTTTCGAGAGTTAAATCATGTTTTTGTTGAGCTTCGGTTAACATTCCCGTATTGGGCTTTCTACAAGAGCATCCTTCATTATGACTATGTGGACATATATATACATCCTCAAAGCCAAACCCTTTTAATTCCTCTATAAAGTCTTCTGCTTTGGCTAATCCTCTTGATATCCCTGGTTGATTTGTAAAAGAAAGTAT encodes:
- a CDS encoding HAD-IIIA family hydrolase: MKQIEAIFLDRDGTIGGDDTVHYPGDFELYPTIDLQINRLRKDNIKILSFTNQPGISRGLAKAEDFIEELKGFGFEDVYICPHSHNEGCSCRKPNTGMLTEAQQKHDLTLENCVVIGDRWSDIVAASKVGSIKILVRTGAGESSLNEHFDKLRDINIDYIANHLQDAINWLYNNFILGNNA